The following proteins come from a genomic window of Shinella zoogloeoides:
- a CDS encoding ABC transporter permease, translated as MSNDQAIQSATTAARRRRGFSQHMNEVSLFVAIAVLYVVFTTTANGFMSFNNQINILRDAATIGIAAWAATLIIISGEIDVSVGPMVAFISVALAYLLQWGIPTPLAFALAIVIGAALGSIAGILRAYFDVPSFVGTLGLWSALRGTALFVTDALPVSIGRNDIVDMLDRPVLGIPPAAIIMLLLFAVFAFVSRKTAFGRSVYAIGGNPQAAFLSGISVSRIRVMLFAIAGAMAAVSGILLLSRLGSGNATAASGLEFDVIAAVVVGGTALSGGRGSMLGTLLGVLVITLIGNGLVLLGINPFFQQVVRGLIIVVAVLANIQAIKRGAARNKG; from the coding sequence ATGTCCAACGACCAGGCAATCCAGAGCGCAACGACCGCGGCGCGCCGCCGCCGCGGCTTTTCGCAGCATATGAACGAAGTCAGCCTCTTCGTCGCCATCGCCGTGCTCTACGTGGTGTTCACCACGACGGCCAACGGCTTCATGAGCTTCAACAACCAGATCAACATCCTGCGTGACGCGGCCACGATCGGCATTGCGGCCTGGGCGGCAACGCTGATCATCATTTCCGGCGAGATCGACGTCAGCGTCGGCCCCATGGTGGCGTTCATCTCCGTCGCGCTCGCCTACCTGTTGCAATGGGGCATTCCGACGCCGCTCGCCTTCGCGCTGGCCATCGTGATCGGCGCGGCGCTTGGCTCAATTGCCGGCATCCTGCGCGCCTATTTCGACGTCCCGTCCTTCGTCGGCACGCTCGGCCTGTGGAGCGCGCTGCGCGGTACCGCCCTTTTCGTCACGGATGCACTTCCGGTCTCGATCGGCCGCAACGATATCGTCGACATGCTCGACCGCCCCGTCCTCGGCATTCCGCCGGCGGCGATCATCATGCTGCTGCTTTTTGCCGTCTTCGCCTTCGTCAGCCGCAAGACGGCTTTCGGCCGCTCGGTCTATGCGATCGGCGGCAACCCACAGGCCGCCTTCCTGTCCGGCATCAGCGTCTCTCGTATCCGTGTGATGCTGTTTGCGATCGCCGGCGCCATGGCTGCCGTCTCCGGCATCCTGCTGCTCTCCCGCCTTGGATCGGGCAATGCGACGGCTGCCAGCGGCCTGGAGTTCGACGTCATCGCGGCAGTCGTCGTCGGCGGCACGGCGCTGTCCGGCGGGCGCGGCTCCATGCTGGGCACGCTGCTCGGCGTGCTTGTCATCACGCTTATCGGCAACGGCCTGGTATTGCTCGGCATCAATCCGTTCTTCCAGCAGGTCGTGCGCGGCCTCATCATCGTCGTGGCTGTGCTCGCCAATATCCAGGCGATCAAGCGCGGCGCGGCGCGTAACAAGGGCTGA
- the dgoD gene encoding galactonate dehydratase: MKITKLTTYIVPPRWLFLKVETDEGIVGWGEPVVEGRALTVEAAVHELSDYLVGKDPLLIEDHWQVMYRAGFYRGGAVHMSAIAGIDQALWDIKGKAYGQPVHALLGGQVRDRIKVYSWIGGDRPSDVANNAREVVARGFKAIKLNGAEEMQIVDTHDKIDAIVETIGTVRDAVGPYIGIGADFHGRVHRPMAKVLAKELEPFKLMFIEEPVLSENREALKEIANHCSTPIALGERLYSRWDFKSVLSDGYVDILQPDLSHAGGITECRKIAAMAEAYDVALAPHCPLGPIALAACLQVDAVSHNAFIQEQSLGIHYNKGNDILDYISNKEVLHYADGFVSIPQGPGLGVEVDEQYVIERAKEGHRWRNPVWRHEDGSVAEW; the protein is encoded by the coding sequence ATGAAGATCACGAAACTGACGACCTACATCGTGCCGCCGCGCTGGCTCTTCCTGAAGGTGGAAACGGACGAGGGCATCGTCGGCTGGGGCGAGCCGGTGGTGGAAGGCCGTGCGCTGACGGTGGAGGCGGCGGTGCACGAACTGTCGGACTATCTCGTCGGCAAGGATCCGCTGCTGATCGAGGATCACTGGCAGGTCATGTACCGCGCCGGCTTCTATCGCGGCGGTGCGGTCCACATGTCGGCCATCGCCGGCATCGACCAGGCGCTGTGGGACATCAAGGGCAAGGCCTATGGCCAGCCGGTCCATGCGCTGCTCGGCGGCCAGGTACGCGACAGGATCAAGGTCTATTCGTGGATCGGCGGCGACCGGCCTTCCGACGTCGCCAACAATGCCCGCGAGGTCGTGGCGCGCGGCTTCAAGGCGATCAAACTCAACGGCGCCGAGGAGATGCAGATCGTCGATACGCATGACAAGATCGATGCCATCGTCGAGACCATAGGAACCGTGCGCGATGCGGTTGGCCCCTATATTGGCATCGGGGCGGATTTCCACGGCCGTGTGCACCGGCCGATGGCCAAGGTGCTGGCGAAGGAACTCGAACCGTTCAAGCTCATGTTCATCGAGGAGCCGGTGCTTTCGGAGAACCGTGAGGCGCTGAAGGAGATCGCCAACCATTGCTCGACGCCGATCGCCCTCGGCGAACGGCTCTATTCGCGCTGGGACTTCAAGTCGGTGCTGTCGGACGGCTATGTCGACATCCTCCAGCCGGACCTGTCGCACGCCGGCGGTATCACGGAATGCCGCAAGATCGCGGCGATGGCCGAGGCTTACGACGTGGCGCTGGCGCCGCATTGCCCGCTCGGCCCGATCGCGCTCGCCGCCTGCCTGCAGGTCGATGCCGTCAGCCACAACGCCTTCATCCAGGAACAGAGCCTCGGCATCCACTACAACAAGGGCAACGACATCCTCGACTACATCTCCAACAAGGAGGTACTGCACTATGCGGACGGTTTCGTGTCGATCCCGCAGGGTCCGGGCCTCGGCGTCGAGGTGGACGAGCAGTATGTCATCGAGCGGGCGAAGGAAGGCCACCGCTGGCGCAACCCCGTCTGGCGGCATGAGGACGGCAGCGTCGCCGAGTGGTGA
- a CDS encoding SDR family oxidoreductase, translating into MAGRLDGKRIVVTGAAQGIGLAIAEVFLAEGASLFLIDRDGDLLASEAGRLGAAGGRVGHAAADITDEAAIERAMAAAAKTIGQPNALVNNAGVNVFSEPLSLSDADWQRCFDINLKGAWNCSKAVLPGLIEVGGGVILNIASTHAFTIIPHTFPYPVAKHALLGMTKALGLEYAGQGVRVNALAPGYVRTQKVVDYWNSFPDPVAAEAETMKLHPGGRIASPEEIARAALFMISDECPFMNATCLTVDGGLTVLHHPG; encoded by the coding sequence ATGGCAGGACGTCTTGACGGAAAACGGATCGTCGTCACCGGGGCGGCGCAGGGCATCGGCCTTGCCATTGCCGAGGTCTTTCTTGCGGAAGGTGCAAGCCTCTTCCTGATCGACCGCGACGGCGATCTGCTGGCGAGCGAGGCCGGACGGCTGGGCGCAGCCGGCGGCAGGGTCGGCCATGCGGCGGCTGACATTACCGATGAGGCAGCGATCGAACGGGCCATGGCGGCGGCGGCGAAGACGATTGGGCAGCCGAACGCGCTGGTCAACAATGCCGGCGTCAACGTATTCTCCGAGCCCTTGAGCCTGTCCGATGCCGATTGGCAGCGCTGCTTCGACATCAACCTCAAGGGCGCGTGGAACTGTAGCAAGGCCGTGCTGCCGGGCCTGATCGAGGTGGGCGGCGGTGTTATCCTCAATATCGCCTCCACCCACGCCTTCACTATCATTCCGCATACCTTTCCGTATCCCGTCGCCAAGCATGCGCTGCTCGGCATGACCAAGGCCCTGGGCCTCGAATATGCGGGGCAGGGCGTGCGCGTGAATGCGCTGGCGCCGGGCTATGTGCGCACCCAGAAGGTGGTGGACTACTGGAACAGCTTCCCCGATCCCGTCGCGGCGGAGGCCGAAACGATGAAGCTTCATCCCGGAGGGCGCATCGCGTCACCCGAGGAGATCGCCAGGGCCGCCCTCTTCATGATCTCGGACGAATGCCCCTTCATGAACGCCACCTGCCTGACGGTCGATGGCGGCCTGACGGTCCTGCACCATCCGGGCTGA
- a CDS encoding GMC family oxidoreductase, whose protein sequence is MSQETRYDYIIVGGGSSACVVAARLVKDARARVLILERGPRKASPIMHFPAGYMKFLAKDTYLSMHHTAPQPQLNGRGPIVPQGKVLGGGSTVNAMVYMRGQAADYDRWNATITAPGSANDGAWSYRDLLPYFKAQEDNDHLAGEFHGVGGPLKISNLGHTSAMTRTYIKTLQDMGIPWNPDFNGAEQFGVGLMQHTIDWQTRRRCSAVDAFLAPVMDDPLLTIETEATVTRLVLEGGVVTGVNYRQGGADRTARAGVEVILAAGAYQTPKLLMLSGIGPEEELARHGIRTAVALPGVGRNLQDHYECPVVATTKGAFGYYGQDRGWPMIKAGLQYLLFKSGPVTTTGVETCAFYDPDGNNAEPTIQMFCVPTVYLDRDVMGTDPGDGVTINSLLLRPKARGVVTLSSADPSADPIVDTGIFNHPDDLRLTIAGFRFARSVLAATPLRDLIEREIFPGTDVTSDEAIGEHCKRTVKTGYHPVGTCKMGHDGDDMAVLTADLRVRGVRNLRVVDASIMPTIVSGNTNAAVLGAAAKAADLILKGAA, encoded by the coding sequence ATGTCCCAAGAGACACGGTATGACTACATCATCGTCGGGGGCGGCAGCTCGGCCTGCGTCGTGGCGGCACGGCTCGTGAAGGATGCGCGCGCCCGCGTCCTCATTCTCGAGCGCGGCCCGCGCAAGGCCAGCCCGATCATGCATTTCCCGGCCGGCTACATGAAGTTCCTTGCCAAGGATACCTATCTTTCGATGCACCACACCGCCCCACAGCCGCAGCTGAACGGCCGCGGGCCGATCGTGCCGCAGGGCAAGGTTCTTGGCGGCGGCAGCACGGTCAACGCGATGGTCTACATGCGCGGCCAGGCGGCGGACTACGACCGCTGGAACGCGACGATCACCGCGCCGGGCTCGGCAAACGACGGCGCCTGGTCCTACCGGGATCTCCTGCCCTACTTCAAGGCGCAGGAGGACAACGACCATCTCGCCGGCGAATTCCATGGCGTCGGCGGTCCGCTGAAGATCTCGAATCTCGGCCATACCAGCGCGATGACGCGCACCTACATCAAGACCCTGCAGGATATGGGCATCCCGTGGAATCCGGACTTCAACGGGGCGGAGCAATTCGGCGTCGGGCTGATGCAGCACACGATCGACTGGCAGACGCGCCGGCGGTGCAGCGCGGTCGATGCGTTCCTTGCGCCCGTGATGGACGACCCGCTGCTCACCATCGAAACGGAAGCGACCGTCACGCGCCTCGTGCTCGAAGGCGGGGTCGTGACCGGGGTCAACTATCGGCAGGGCGGGGCCGACAGGACCGCCCGGGCCGGCGTCGAGGTCATCCTGGCGGCCGGTGCCTACCAGACACCGAAACTCCTGATGCTCTCGGGGATCGGCCCGGAGGAGGAACTCGCCCGGCACGGTATTCGTACCGCGGTGGCGCTGCCCGGCGTCGGCCGGAACCTCCAGGACCATTACGAGTGCCCCGTCGTCGCCACCACGAAGGGCGCGTTCGGCTATTACGGGCAGGATCGCGGCTGGCCGATGATCAAGGCCGGTCTGCAATACCTGCTCTTCAAGTCCGGTCCGGTGACCACGACGGGCGTGGAAACCTGCGCCTTCTACGATCCTGACGGCAACAATGCCGAGCCGACCATCCAGATGTTCTGCGTTCCGACGGTCTATCTCGACCGCGACGTCATGGGCACCGACCCGGGCGACGGCGTCACCATCAATTCGCTTCTGCTGCGGCCGAAGGCGCGCGGCGTCGTCACGCTTTCCTCGGCAGATCCGTCGGCCGATCCGATCGTCGATACCGGCATCTTCAATCATCCGGACGATCTTCGCCTGACGATCGCGGGCTTCCGGTTCGCCCGCTCGGTGCTCGCCGCCACGCCGTTGCGCGATCTCATCGAGCGCGAGATCTTTCCGGGCACGGACGTGACCAGCGACGAGGCGATCGGCGAACATTGCAAGCGCACCGTCAAGACCGGCTATCACCCGGTCGGAACCTGCAAGATGGGCCATGACGGCGACGACATGGCCGTGCTCACGGCCGATCTGAGAGTGCGCGGCGTGCGCAACCTGCGCGTCGTCGACGCCTCCATCATGCCGACCATCGTCAGCGGCAATACCAATGCCGCGGTGCTGGGCGCCGCCGCCAAGGCTGCCGACCTCATTCTCAAGGGCGCTGCCTAG
- a CDS encoding sugar ABC transporter ATP-binding protein, producing the protein MTQTASKPGIEPAMGAIAALEGCTKRYPGVLALDNATFRVAPGEVRALLGKNGAGKSTLIRLLTGAEVPDSGTVTIAGAALVQGGSARAQEAFSRGVRVVYQELSLVPGMSIAENLFLGRWPRQAGILDYTGMEAEARVAMQRLGLDMRPSDPVAGLSPAERQLVEIARVLLGKPKLVILDEPTSSLAAAEAEKVMTAVQRIAADGIAVIYISHRMNEIRQIARSATIMRDGRIIDTVDVAGADTREIVRLMLGSEATQSAALETKAREKIILDVADLALAPKLNSISFRLREGEVLGIAGLLGAGRTELLQAIMGVRPFERGRIAVDGKAVGRPGYRAMLKRGFGYTPESRKEEGIVPLLGVDENTVVTDFSAVSRRGVLSARRIAEATRKVIARLHVKTASTETPIGSLSGGNQQKVVIGRWVHADSRILLLDEPTRGVDVEAKAQIYAIIRQLAAEGRSVIFVSSEIEELPLVCDRVLVLREGRLQEEFTSPNIDQDAVMAACIAGH; encoded by the coding sequence ATGACCCAAACCGCAAGCAAGCCCGGCATCGAGCCGGCCATGGGCGCGATCGCCGCGCTCGAAGGCTGCACCAAGCGCTATCCCGGCGTGCTGGCGCTCGACAATGCCACGTTCCGTGTCGCCCCCGGCGAGGTGCGCGCGCTTCTCGGCAAGAACGGCGCGGGCAAATCCACGCTGATCCGGCTGCTCACGGGCGCCGAGGTTCCCGATTCCGGCACGGTGACGATTGCCGGCGCGGCTCTCGTGCAGGGCGGGTCGGCCCGCGCGCAGGAAGCCTTTTCCCGCGGCGTGCGCGTCGTCTACCAGGAACTCAGCCTGGTTCCCGGCATGTCCATCGCCGAAAACCTCTTCCTCGGCCGCTGGCCAAGGCAGGCAGGCATCCTCGACTATACCGGCATGGAAGCCGAAGCGCGTGTCGCCATGCAAAGGCTCGGCCTGGACATGCGCCCCTCCGATCCCGTAGCGGGCCTCAGTCCCGCCGAACGTCAGTTGGTGGAGATCGCGCGTGTCCTGCTCGGCAAGCCGAAACTCGTCATCCTCGACGAGCCGACCAGTTCTCTCGCCGCCGCCGAGGCGGAAAAGGTGATGACGGCGGTCCAGCGCATCGCGGCGGATGGCATCGCCGTCATCTATATCAGCCATCGCATGAACGAGATCCGGCAAATCGCGCGCTCGGCGACGATCATGCGCGATGGCCGCATCATCGATACTGTCGATGTGGCCGGCGCCGACACCCGCGAGATCGTGCGGCTGATGCTCGGCTCCGAAGCCACCCAGTCCGCGGCGCTCGAAACGAAAGCGCGCGAGAAGATCATTCTCGACGTCGCCGACCTCGCGCTTGCCCCGAAGCTCAATTCGATCTCCTTCCGCCTGCGCGAAGGCGAAGTGCTCGGCATCGCCGGATTGCTTGGGGCAGGGCGGACGGAGCTTCTGCAGGCCATCATGGGCGTGCGCCCATTCGAGCGCGGCCGCATCGCAGTCGACGGGAAGGCCGTCGGCCGGCCGGGTTATCGAGCCATGCTCAAGCGGGGCTTCGGCTATACGCCCGAGAGCCGCAAGGAAGAGGGCATCGTGCCGCTTCTCGGCGTCGACGAGAACACCGTCGTGACCGATTTTTCGGCCGTCAGCAGGAGAGGCGTTCTTTCGGCGCGGCGGATTGCGGAGGCGACCCGCAAGGTGATCGCGCGTCTGCACGTCAAGACCGCCAGCACCGAGACGCCGATCGGATCGCTTTCCGGCGGCAATCAGCAGAAGGTCGTCATCGGGCGCTGGGTGCACGCCGACAGCCGTATTCTCCTCCTGGACGAGCCGACCCGCGGCGTCGACGTGGAGGCGAAAGCGCAAATCTACGCGATCATCCGGCAGCTTGCCGCCGAAGGCCGCAGCGTCATCTTCGTTTCCAGCGAGATCGAGGAACTGCCGCTCGTCTGCGACCGCGTTCTGGTGCTGCGCGAGGGCAGGCTCCAGGAAGAATTCACATCCCCCAATATCGATCAGGACGCCGTCATGGCAGCCTGCATCGCCGGTCATTGA
- a CDS encoding aldose 1-epimerase, with amino-acid sequence MTVIAIGNDGLTARISIAGGLVLSLWWTPEDVRLPLLRPAPGDEADALASGCYPLVPFGNRVRNNTFQFDGRDYRFEPNTAWDPHYLHGEGWQADWSVAESSESAVELSFHHIEGEGTPYRYSARQRFSVEDGSFVLTLAVTNQGDAALPFGLGWHPYFPMTPETTLLAPARKYWTEVEGWLPGNAVDIPEDVDFRAPRGLPHRWVNNGFEDWSGEARIDWPERGARLTLAADPLFRHAFVFVSDTAFDPAFQRDYFCFEPMSHLANGHNLPGLGGLRALQPNETLAGSVRMTPSLLPE; translated from the coding sequence ATGACGGTCATCGCCATCGGAAATGACGGGCTGACAGCCCGGATCTCCATTGCCGGCGGCCTCGTGCTTAGCCTGTGGTGGACGCCAGAGGACGTCCGCCTTCCCCTGCTGCGACCGGCCCCGGGCGACGAGGCCGACGCGCTCGCCTCGGGCTGCTACCCGCTCGTCCCCTTCGGCAACCGGGTCCGCAACAATACGTTCCAGTTCGACGGCAGGGACTACCGGTTCGAGCCGAACACCGCGTGGGACCCGCACTACCTGCACGGCGAGGGCTGGCAGGCGGACTGGTCCGTCGCCGAAAGCAGCGAGAGCGCCGTTGAGCTCTCATTCCACCATATCGAAGGTGAAGGCACACCCTATCGCTATTCTGCAAGGCAGCGTTTCTCGGTGGAGGACGGGTCCTTCGTGCTCACGCTTGCCGTGACAAACCAGGGCGATGCAGCCTTGCCGTTCGGTCTCGGCTGGCATCCCTATTTCCCCATGACGCCGGAAACGACACTTCTTGCCCCCGCCCGTAAATACTGGACCGAGGTTGAAGGCTGGTTGCCCGGCAACGCCGTCGATATTCCAGAGGACGTGGATTTTCGCGCGCCGCGCGGCTTGCCGCATCGATGGGTCAACAACGGCTTCGAGGACTGGTCCGGCGAGGCCCGCATCGACTGGCCGGAGCGCGGCGCGCGCCTGACACTTGCCGCCGACCCGCTGTTTCGCCACGCCTTCGTCTTCGTTTCCGATACCGCCTTCGATCCGGCGTTCCAGCGCGATTACTTCTGCTTCGAGCCGATGTCGCACCTGGCGAACGGCCATAACCTGCCGGGCCTTGGCGGCCTGCGCGCCCTGCAACCTAACGAAACGCTGGCGGGCAGCGTCCGCATGACGCCGTCCCTGCTGCCTGAATGA